One part of the Sorangiineae bacterium MSr11954 genome encodes these proteins:
- the hutU gene encoding urocanate hydratase, with protein sequence MSDPRVVRAPKGPEISCKGWVQEAAFRMLQNNLDPEVAERPGDLVVYGGTGKAARSWEAFDVLLRELRDLPSDETLLVQSGKAVGRFRTHPDAPRVLIANSNLVPKWATWDEFRRLEGLGLTMFGQMTAGSWIYIGSQGILQGTYETFVAARKAYQRRTGSSVTPWVLTAGLGGMGGAQPLAATMAGISCLAVEVDPTRITKRLETRYVDVRIDDLDAALARIDEATKSGKPISIGLCGNAAEVYPELARRGIVPPLVTEQTSAHDPLHGYIPAGFSLDEAAALRKDDPDGYVERAKAGMYEELEAMLAFQRAGAEVFDYGNNIRAGAKDAGLERAFDIKGFVPLYVRPLFCEGKGPFRWVALSGDPADIAATDEAVLAAVPDDEDLRRWILMAQERVQFQGLPSRICWLGYGARAKVGLIFNELVRTGKVKAPIVIGRDHLDCGSVASPNRETEGMKDGSDAIADWAILNALVNTAAGASWVSFHHGGGVGIGNSLHAGMVVVADGTKEAAARLERVLTSDPGMGVIRHVDSGYDEATACARAHGVHVPHRSW encoded by the coding sequence ATGAGTGATCCCCGCGTCGTTCGGGCTCCCAAAGGCCCCGAAATCTCGTGCAAGGGCTGGGTCCAAGAGGCCGCCTTCCGGATGCTGCAGAACAACCTCGATCCCGAGGTGGCCGAGCGTCCCGGTGATTTGGTCGTCTACGGAGGCACCGGCAAGGCCGCGCGCTCGTGGGAGGCGTTCGACGTGCTCCTGCGCGAGCTGCGCGATCTGCCCTCCGACGAGACCCTGCTCGTGCAGTCGGGCAAGGCCGTGGGCCGCTTCCGCACCCACCCCGACGCCCCGCGCGTGCTGATCGCCAACTCCAACCTGGTGCCCAAGTGGGCCACGTGGGACGAGTTTCGCCGCCTCGAAGGCCTGGGCCTCACCATGTTCGGCCAGATGACCGCCGGCTCGTGGATCTACATCGGCTCGCAAGGCATCCTGCAGGGCACCTACGAGACGTTCGTCGCCGCCCGCAAAGCCTACCAGCGCCGCACCGGCTCCTCCGTCACCCCGTGGGTCCTCACCGCGGGCCTCGGCGGCATGGGCGGCGCGCAGCCCCTCGCCGCCACCATGGCCGGCATATCCTGTCTCGCGGTGGAGGTCGACCCCACGCGCATCACCAAGCGCCTCGAGACCCGCTATGTCGATGTTCGCATCGACGATCTCGATGCGGCGCTCGCGCGCATCGACGAGGCCACCAAGAGCGGAAAGCCCATCAGCATCGGCCTTTGCGGCAACGCCGCCGAAGTCTACCCCGAGCTCGCCCGCCGCGGCATCGTCCCGCCCCTCGTCACCGAGCAAACCAGCGCGCACGATCCCCTCCACGGCTACATCCCCGCCGGCTTCTCCCTCGACGAAGCCGCCGCCTTGCGCAAGGACGATCCCGACGGCTATGTCGAGCGCGCCAAGGCCGGCATGTACGAAGAGCTGGAGGCCATGCTCGCCTTCCAAAGAGCCGGCGCCGAGGTCTTCGACTACGGCAACAACATCCGCGCCGGCGCCAAAGACGCGGGCCTCGAACGCGCCTTCGACATCAAAGGCTTCGTCCCCCTCTATGTGCGCCCGCTCTTCTGCGAAGGCAAAGGCCCCTTCCGTTGGGTGGCCCTCTCCGGCGATCCCGCCGACATCGCGGCCACCGACGAAGCCGTCCTCGCCGCGGTCCCCGACGACGAAGACCTCCGCCGCTGGATCCTCATGGCGCAAGAGCGCGTCCAATTCCAAGGTTTGCCCTCGCGCATCTGTTGGCTCGGATACGGCGCCCGCGCCAAGGTCGGCCTGATCTTCAACGAGCTGGTTCGCACCGGCAAGGTGAAGGCGCCCATCGTCATCGGGCGCGATCACCTCGACTGCGGATCGGTGGCCTCGCCCAACCGCGAGACCGAGGGCATGAAAGACGGCTCCGACGCCATCGCCGACTGGGCCATCCTCAACGCCCTGGTCAACACCGCCGCGGGCGCTAGCTGGGTCAGCTTCCATCATGGCGGCGGCGTGGGAATCGGCAACTCCCTGCACGCCGGCATGGTGGTCGTCGCCGACGGCACCAAAGAAGCCGCCGCCCGCCTCGAGCGCGTCCTCACCAGCGATCCCGGCATGGGCGTCATCCGCCACGTGGACTCCGGCTACGACGAGGCGACCGCGTGCGCACGCGCACATGGCGTACACGTACCGCACCGCTCGTGGTAA
- the hflX gene encoding GTPase HflX produces MTEIYGNKTGLSPAAVRTLERIYRRRVPIEHLTTPELVRSLVDASVETGRQVGALVHRSGQVDYVIVGDAGKLMLPDIGRLRAAEGRFRGLRLIHTHVRGEALTRDDLVDLVRLRLDLVAAIQMAPGGDPRSIMYAHNVPGNPPYRAIGPMPLARVDLHVGQLMANLEREFASVSQPREVKAKDGRAILVHVVGKNAEGSRASHTGHTGHAGPAGRDASQISVRELRELARTAGVEVADTIVQGREHIDPKFVIGRGKLDDVILRAVELDASVLVFDRNLTPAQAAAIAKVSDLKVIDRTQLILDIFAQRAEGRDGKLQVELAQLKYSLPRLGQKDDSLSRLTGGIGGRGPGETKLEIGRRRAKERVTHLEHQLKQLAKQREQRRRKRTREGIPTVAIVGYTNAGKSTLLNTLTGAEVLAEDKLFATLDTRSRVLKVGWAGYGDREIVLTDTVGFIRDLPKDLFAAFRATFEEAADADVLVHVVDASDPAREAHIQTTENLLAELELDGIPRILVYNKADVIEPLTAKALQRSAERMGTDVVVVSATQRETTLPLVEAIARKLQGRWDASAKGVWSQTSDASDSPDSSDLSDSSEADASDASDASDASQKSAGDFLEATTLHEMLTAAGRRSRRVSVVS; encoded by the coding sequence GTGACGGAGATCTACGGTAACAAAACAGGTCTCTCGCCGGCGGCAGTGCGCACCCTGGAGCGCATCTATCGGCGGCGGGTCCCCATCGAACACCTCACGACCCCCGAGCTGGTTCGCTCGCTGGTCGATGCTTCGGTCGAAACGGGTCGCCAGGTGGGCGCGCTCGTGCATCGCTCCGGGCAAGTCGACTACGTCATCGTGGGCGACGCCGGAAAGTTGATGTTGCCGGACATCGGCCGCCTGCGCGCCGCCGAGGGCCGTTTTCGCGGCCTGCGGTTGATTCACACCCACGTGCGCGGCGAGGCCCTCACCCGCGACGATCTGGTCGACCTCGTGCGTCTGCGCCTCGATCTGGTGGCCGCCATCCAAATGGCCCCCGGCGGCGATCCGCGCTCGATCATGTACGCGCACAACGTGCCGGGCAACCCGCCGTACCGCGCGATCGGCCCCATGCCGCTCGCCCGCGTCGATCTGCACGTCGGCCAGCTGATGGCCAATCTGGAGCGCGAGTTCGCCAGCGTCTCGCAGCCGCGCGAGGTCAAAGCCAAGGACGGCCGCGCCATCCTCGTGCACGTCGTAGGCAAGAACGCCGAAGGGTCGCGCGCATCGCATACGGGTCACACCGGTCATGCAGGTCCGGCAGGCCGCGACGCCTCGCAAATTTCCGTGCGCGAGCTGCGCGAGCTCGCGCGCACCGCCGGCGTCGAAGTGGCCGACACCATCGTCCAAGGACGCGAGCACATCGATCCCAAGTTCGTCATCGGCCGCGGAAAGCTCGACGACGTCATTTTGCGGGCGGTGGAGCTCGACGCGAGCGTGTTGGTCTTCGACCGTAACCTTACCCCCGCGCAAGCCGCCGCCATCGCCAAGGTGAGCGATCTCAAGGTGATCGACCGCACGCAGCTCATTTTGGACATCTTCGCTCAGCGCGCCGAGGGCCGCGACGGCAAGCTGCAAGTGGAGCTGGCGCAATTGAAGTACAGCCTGCCGCGCCTCGGCCAAAAAGACGACTCGCTCTCGCGCCTCACCGGCGGCATCGGAGGCCGCGGCCCCGGTGAAACGAAGCTCGAAATCGGCCGTCGCCGCGCCAAAGAGCGGGTCACGCACCTCGAGCACCAATTGAAGCAGCTCGCCAAACAGCGCGAGCAGCGCCGGCGAAAGCGCACCCGCGAGGGCATCCCCACGGTGGCCATCGTCGGCTACACCAACGCGGGCAAGAGCACCTTGCTCAACACCCTCACGGGCGCCGAGGTGCTGGCCGAGGACAAGCTCTTTGCCACCCTCGACACGCGCTCGCGCGTCCTCAAGGTCGGCTGGGCCGGTTACGGCGATCGCGAGATCGTGCTGACCGACACCGTCGGCTTCATCCGCGATCTCCCCAAGGATCTCTTCGCCGCCTTTCGAGCCACCTTCGAAGAGGCGGCCGACGCCGATGTGCTCGTGCATGTGGTCGACGCCAGCGATCCCGCCCGCGAGGCGCACATTCAGACCACCGAAAATCTCCTGGCCGAGCTCGAGCTCGACGGCATCCCGCGCATCCTCGTCTACAACAAAGCCGACGTCATCGAGCCGCTCACCGCCAAAGCGTTGCAGCGCTCGGCCGAGCGCATGGGCACCGATGTCGTGGTGGTGAGCGCGACGCAGCGCGAAACGACCTTACCGTTGGTCGAGGCCATCGCCCGCAAGCTCCAGGGTCGCTGGGACGCGAGCGCCAAAGGCGTCTGGTCGCAAACCTCCGATGCTTCGGATTCGCCGGATTCTTCCGATCTGTCCGATTCGTCGGAAGCGGATGCGTCGGATGCGTCCGATGCGTCCGATGCGTCACAAAAATCGGCCGGCGATTTCCTCGAGGCCACGACCTTGCACGAAATGCTGACCGCCGCCGGCCGAAGGTCGCGCCGCGTCAGCGTCGTTTCCTAA
- a CDS encoding peptidylglycine alpha-amidating monooxygenase — protein sequence MQKLGGSSFRSLARVCAFALIAACSENAATPSAGDGGPPPVGTGSHDDVRGLPCAVDEVLARNCRSCHSNPPVFGAPMPLVTWDDLHAPAPDDRSKKVYERVIARIHDRANPMPKAPNPRLGLADTKVLDDFAGAGAPRSGTRCSAQDASGAPVPLDCEPDLHMVPGGRWTMPKNTEDQYVCYGFEIPQPAKRHITAFAPKIDNKKLVHHVVLFQSDRAEDPTPHACSGGGSIFWRMIFAWAPGGQNLNLPPEAGFPLEGTTHYVAQIHYNNVTRLEGESDATGFDMCSTSQLRPNDADVMAFGSQRFRIPRQSQLDITCSLTVPDSFPEVHVFSAMPHMHKLGTGMINTLYPARDPARPVDLGTQSSWDFNNQVWMRIDATLRPGDRIKTRCAWTNPTQDEVTFGENTANEMCYAFTMYYPRIETSVWSWSQPASASECKPTGGGVSRVEGTK from the coding sequence ATGCAAAAGCTTGGGGGGAGCTCGTTCCGTTCGTTGGCGCGCGTGTGCGCGTTCGCCTTGATCGCGGCATGCAGCGAAAACGCCGCCACTCCATCCGCGGGAGACGGCGGCCCGCCGCCCGTCGGTACGGGTAGCCATGACGATGTGCGCGGTCTGCCGTGCGCCGTCGACGAGGTGCTGGCGCGCAACTGCCGAAGCTGCCACTCGAACCCGCCCGTGTTCGGCGCGCCCATGCCGCTGGTCACCTGGGACGATCTGCACGCCCCCGCGCCCGACGACCGTTCGAAGAAGGTCTACGAGCGGGTGATCGCGCGCATCCACGACCGCGCGAACCCCATGCCCAAGGCCCCCAACCCGCGCCTTGGCCTCGCCGACACCAAGGTCCTCGACGACTTCGCAGGCGCCGGCGCGCCCCGCTCGGGCACCCGGTGCAGCGCGCAGGACGCCAGCGGCGCCCCCGTTCCGCTCGACTGCGAGCCAGACCTTCATATGGTCCCCGGCGGCCGCTGGACCATGCCCAAGAACACCGAGGACCAGTACGTTTGCTACGGCTTCGAGATCCCTCAGCCGGCCAAGCGCCACATCACCGCCTTCGCCCCCAAGATCGACAACAAGAAGCTCGTCCACCATGTGGTCCTCTTCCAATCGGACCGCGCGGAGGATCCCACCCCGCACGCGTGCAGCGGCGGCGGCTCCATCTTTTGGCGGATGATTTTTGCGTGGGCGCCCGGCGGCCAGAACTTGAACCTACCGCCCGAGGCTGGCTTTCCCCTCGAGGGCACGACGCACTACGTCGCGCAGATTCACTACAACAATGTGACCCGGCTCGAGGGCGAGAGCGATGCGACCGGATTCGATATGTGCAGCACCAGCCAGCTCCGCCCGAACGACGCCGACGTCATGGCCTTTGGCTCGCAGCGTTTCCGCATTCCCCGTCAAAGCCAATTGGACATCACCTGCAGCCTGACGGTGCCGGACTCATTCCCCGAGGTGCACGTTTTTTCGGCCATGCCGCACATGCACAAGCTCGGTACAGGCATGATCAACACGTTGTATCCAGCGCGCGATCCGGCGCGTCCGGTCGATTTGGGCACCCAGTCCAGCTGGGATTTCAACAACCAGGTGTGGATGCGCATCGACGCGACGCTTCGTCCCGGCGATCGGATCAAGACCCGTTGCGCCTGGACGAATCCGACACAAGATGAGGTCACCTTCGGAGAAAATACCGCAAACGAGATGTGCTACGCCTTCACCATGTACTACCCGCGGATCGAGACCTCCGTCTGGAGCTGGTCTCAGCCCGCGAGCGCGTCCGAGTGCAAGCCGACGGGCGGTGGTGTCTCTCGTGTGGAAGGAACGAAGTGA
- the efp gene encoding elongation factor P has translation MSSTTDIRKGLRIQIDGIPYHIVEHQFVKPGKGQSFTRCRVKNLVNGSVIERTWKSGESVELADVEERKMTYSWAEADTFVFMDTTTGDQIHVEKDKVGDSSRFLAEGLDVEVTLFNGSAIGIDLPANVIMQVVESEPGIKGDTASGATKPAKLVTGATVNVPLFIKEGEWIKVDTSNGQYLERVNK, from the coding sequence ATGAGCTCGACCACAGACATCCGAAAAGGCCTTCGTATCCAGATCGACGGTATCCCGTACCACATCGTCGAGCACCAGTTCGTCAAGCCGGGCAAAGGCCAGTCTTTTACCCGCTGTCGCGTGAAGAACTTGGTCAACGGCAGCGTCATCGAACGCACCTGGAAATCAGGTGAATCGGTCGAGCTCGCCGACGTCGAAGAGCGCAAAATGACCTACTCCTGGGCGGAGGCCGACACCTTCGTCTTCATGGACACCACCACCGGCGATCAGATCCACGTCGAAAAGGACAAGGTCGGTGACTCGTCCCGCTTCCTGGCCGAGGGCCTGGACGTGGAGGTCACGCTCTTCAACGGGAGCGCCATCGGCATCGACCTTCCTGCCAACGTCATCATGCAGGTGGTCGAAAGCGAGCCGGGCATCAAGGGCGACACCGCCAGCGGCGCCACCAAGCCCGCCAAGCTCGTCACCGGCGCCACCGTCAACGTCCCGCTCTTCATCAAAGAAGGCGAGTGGATCAAGGTCGACACGAGCAACGGTCAGTACCTCGAGCGCGTCAACAAGTAG
- a CDS encoding tetratricopeptide repeat protein, whose translation MHEVDEELREIKREIIESRGLVIKTNNLTNALSADIKSIAKRQQTYERRLTLNSATAYVVFVLVVLGALKFAWDARIDAIKAEVEQKATDNERLRKEAREILKRDEDRARAEMKAARFYELIRQGKRVELVEEWDAIRKEPLSKAESAAFTDAVEKAKNELALLQFQQAVDKARVQRWQEAATLYEESLKYKEDSSISPSVQLGLADAYRHLNRQRDAIPILTHLSENAPDKEIQDDALHQLAFCQMDIQAWNDAKNTWRALLRRFPDSHFAPEGRLQLAQLNLMH comes from the coding sequence ATGCACGAGGTCGACGAAGAGTTACGAGAGATCAAGCGCGAGATCATCGAGTCGCGCGGGCTCGTCATCAAGACGAACAACCTGACCAACGCGCTCAGCGCCGATATCAAGTCGATCGCCAAGCGGCAGCAGACGTACGAGCGGCGGCTCACGTTGAACAGCGCCACGGCCTATGTGGTGTTCGTCTTGGTGGTGCTCGGCGCGCTCAAGTTCGCGTGGGACGCGCGCATCGACGCCATCAAGGCGGAGGTGGAGCAGAAGGCCACCGACAACGAGCGGCTGCGCAAGGAGGCGCGTGAGATCCTGAAGCGCGACGAGGATCGCGCCCGCGCCGAGATGAAGGCCGCGCGCTTCTACGAGCTGATTCGGCAGGGAAAGCGGGTGGAGCTCGTGGAGGAGTGGGACGCCATCCGCAAGGAGCCGCTGTCCAAAGCCGAATCGGCGGCCTTCACCGACGCGGTGGAGAAGGCGAAGAACGAGCTGGCGCTGCTGCAGTTCCAGCAAGCGGTGGACAAGGCGCGCGTGCAGCGGTGGCAGGAGGCGGCCACGCTCTACGAGGAGTCGCTGAAGTACAAAGAGGACTCGTCGATTTCACCCAGCGTGCAGCTGGGGCTGGCCGACGCCTACCGGCACCTGAATCGGCAGCGGGACGCGATCCCCATTCTGACCCACCTCTCCGAGAACGCGCCCGACAAGGAGATCCAAGACGACGCCCTGCACCAACTGGCGTTTTGCCAAATGGATATCCAAGCGTGGAACGATGCCAAAAATACATGGCGCGCCCTGCTCCGCCGGTTTCCCGATTCGCACTTCGCGCCCGAGGGGCGGCTTCAATTGGCTCAGTTGAACCTGATGCATTGA
- a CDS encoding DnaJ domain-containing protein: MRAWVKPLLQLCQEFAPLHTGLICRNAMLLPGRLRSTTLGDLLGTLHRARASGTLELTEDRGRSHRVHMTEGKVVAVEVEGLTVALGNMPTALRRHILSRLNQLDAMADAQVRFRVAVRAPAARLHEPLEPAAFLHGRRRARDASKTPPPASTRQVRPPSPEARSARPAFHAERHAALHLLGLPQNADPATIKQTYRRLVRAYHPDLHPGATDLERIKLAERFTAITRAYQRLVA, from the coding sequence GTGCGCGCCTGGGTCAAGCCCCTTCTCCAGTTGTGCCAAGAATTTGCCCCGCTGCACACGGGCCTGATATGCCGCAATGCGATGCTCCTGCCCGGCCGACTGCGCAGCACGACGCTCGGCGATCTTCTCGGCACCCTCCACCGCGCCCGCGCGAGCGGCACCCTGGAGCTGACGGAAGATCGTGGGCGCAGCCACCGCGTCCACATGACCGAGGGCAAGGTCGTCGCCGTCGAAGTCGAGGGCCTCACCGTCGCGCTCGGGAACATGCCCACCGCGCTTCGCCGGCACATCCTGTCCCGTCTCAATCAACTCGACGCCATGGCCGACGCGCAGGTCCGCTTCCGCGTCGCCGTCCGCGCCCCCGCCGCCCGACTGCACGAGCCGCTGGAGCCCGCAGCCTTTCTCCACGGCCGCCGCCGCGCGCGTGATGCCTCCAAAACACCGCCGCCGGCTTCCACCCGTCAAGTGCGCCCCCCATCGCCCGAGGCCCGCAGCGCGCGCCCCGCGTTCCACGCCGAGCGCCACGCTGCGCTCCACCTCCTGGGCCTCCCGCAAAACGCCGATCCGGCGACCATCAAGCAGACCTACCGCCGCCTCGTCCGCGCCTACCACCCCGACCTTCACCCCGGCGCCACCGACCTCGAGCGCATCAAGCTCGCCGAGCGCTTCACCGCCATCACGCGCGCCTACCAACGTCTCGTCGCCTGA
- a CDS encoding plastocyanin/azurin family copper-binding protein has protein sequence MKPLFRAASIAGIAFALTATACGKGTHEQNIASVGDTMAFDVTGFSVKTGTQVHLVLKNNGTTPAMTHNWVLVKPGTEAAVATAGMNAGQGAGYVQAGDGNIIAHTPLSAPGSTVEITFTAPAPGMYPYICTYPGHYQTMKGTMQVTP, from the coding sequence ATGAAACCACTCTTCCGCGCAGCAAGCATTGCAGGCATCGCCTTCGCTTTGACCGCCACCGCGTGCGGTAAGGGGACGCATGAGCAAAACATTGCGTCGGTCGGTGACACCATGGCGTTCGACGTCACCGGCTTCTCCGTCAAGACCGGAACGCAAGTGCACCTGGTCCTCAAGAACAACGGCACCACGCCCGCGATGACCCACAACTGGGTGCTCGTCAAACCAGGAACGGAGGCGGCCGTCGCCACCGCCGGAATGAACGCCGGGCAAGGCGCCGGCTATGTGCAGGCCGGCGATGGAAACATCATCGCGCACACCCCGCTTTCGGCGCCGGGATCCACGGTCGAGATCACCTTTACCGCGCCGGCGCCCGGGATGTACCCGTACATCTGTACGTATCCCGGGCACTACCAAACGATGAAGGGGACCATGCAGGTCACCCCCTGA
- a CDS encoding UDP-N-acetylmuramate dehydrogenase, which produces MRQEQNVPLARLTTLRLGGPAARLVEVENLDELVATVRDLDGRGEPLLVVGGGSNLVVADEGFSGTVLKLAFDAITVDERGEQLVASVDGGADWDAFVARAVGEGYRGVECLSGIPGSVGATPMQNVGAYGQEVSETIARLRVLDRATGALAWIDRADCAFAYRSSRFRGQTRYIIVQVVFALTRATDSAPIRYAELARALGIRDGERAPLRDVRETVLRLRRAKGMVIDSSDPESVSAGSFFVNPVVDASTLAAIERLHAGTVVSTGTGDSAGAAGTVPRFSTADGRFKVPAAWLIEHAGFTKGHRRGPVGISTKHALALVHRGGGTTRDLLALARDVRNAVHTRFGVELSAEPIMVGCAL; this is translated from the coding sequence ATGCGACAAGAGCAGAATGTCCCGTTGGCGAGGCTGACGACCTTGCGCCTCGGAGGGCCCGCGGCGCGTCTGGTGGAAGTGGAAAATTTGGACGAGCTCGTCGCCACCGTGCGCGACCTCGACGGACGCGGTGAGCCGCTCCTGGTGGTGGGAGGCGGGAGCAACCTGGTGGTCGCCGACGAGGGCTTCTCCGGCACCGTGCTCAAGCTCGCCTTTGATGCCATCACGGTCGACGAGCGGGGCGAGCAGCTCGTCGCGTCGGTCGACGGTGGCGCCGATTGGGATGCCTTCGTCGCACGCGCGGTGGGCGAGGGGTACCGCGGTGTGGAGTGCCTGTCGGGCATTCCGGGCTCGGTGGGCGCCACGCCCATGCAGAACGTGGGCGCCTACGGGCAAGAGGTGAGCGAGACGATCGCGCGCCTTCGCGTGCTCGATCGCGCCACCGGTGCGCTCGCGTGGATCGACCGGGCGGACTGCGCCTTCGCCTACCGCAGCAGCCGATTTCGCGGACAAACCCGCTACATCATCGTCCAGGTCGTCTTTGCCTTGACCCGCGCGACCGACAGCGCGCCCATTCGCTACGCGGAGCTCGCGCGCGCCCTCGGCATCCGCGACGGCGAGCGCGCCCCGCTGCGCGACGTCCGCGAAACGGTGCTTCGTTTGCGCCGCGCCAAGGGGATGGTCATCGATTCCAGCGATCCGGAGAGCGTGAGCGCCGGCTCGTTCTTCGTCAACCCGGTGGTGGATGCATCGACCCTCGCCGCGATCGAGCGGCTCCACGCGGGCACCGTGGTTTCGACGGGCACGGGAGACTCTGCGGGCGCCGCGGGTACCGTCCCGCGCTTTTCCACGGCCGACGGCCGCTTCAAAGTTCCAGCCGCATGGCTCATCGAGCACGCCGGCTTCACCAAAGGCCACCGGCGAGGCCCCGTGGGGATCTCCACGAAGCACGCCCTCGCCTTGGTCCACCGCGGCGGTGGCACCACCCGCGATCTCCTAGCGCTCGCCCGCGATGTGCGCAACGCTGTGCACACCCGCTTCGGGGTCGAGCTTTCAGCGGAACCGATCATGGTCGGCTGCGCGTTGTGA